A DNA window from Insulibacter thermoxylanivorax contains the following coding sequences:
- a CDS encoding stage V sporulation protein D has translation MRVSNATVRRRLLAAGLICAVMFICLIIRLAYVQLVIGPVIAAKAEDSWRRNVPFTAKRGEIIDRNGIALAYNISTPTVWAIPAQIQDAEGTARKLAEVLGMTEEQVYQIITKRSSIERLQPGGRKITLDKAREVQQLGLAGIIVGEDNDRYYPFDNLASHVLGFTGIDNQGLAGIELKYDEYLSGIQGSIAYLADAAGRQLPNSSEQYIPPKDGLTLQLTLDKHIQSFMEREFDQAMLQLQPKSIIGIAMDPNTGEILAMASRPDYEPANYQQYPSEVYNRNLPIWMTYEPGSTFKIITLAAALEEGKIDLHHDTFFDPGWIEVSGAHLRCWKRGGHGSQTFLEVVQNSCNPGFVLLGQMLGKEVLFDYIKKFGFGAKTGIDMLGEENGILFNLERVGPVELATTSFGQGVSVTPIQQVAAVAAAVNGGKLYKPYVAKAWIDPKSGEVIEERKPELARQVISEETSKLVREALESVVARGTGRNAFIDGYRVGGKTGTAQKVIGGVYSKDEHIVSFIAAAPADDPQVVIYVAVDDPQGIQFGGLVAAPIVRNIMEDTLVYLGIEPRQEQIDKAYQYPDTPIVEVPNLVGLTTTEIYEMLRSDLQIVTSGKGRVIVHQAPKAGTRVEQGSVIRIYLSDSPRDEDHNHHDHHHDHH, from the coding sequence ATGAGAGTATCGAATGCAACCGTGCGTCGCCGCTTATTGGCTGCCGGTCTGATATGCGCGGTGATGTTCATCTGTTTGATCATCAGGCTGGCTTACGTGCAGCTTGTCATCGGACCTGTGATCGCGGCGAAAGCGGAGGATTCCTGGCGCCGCAACGTGCCGTTCACGGCGAAGCGCGGCGAGATCATCGACCGCAATGGCATTGCATTGGCCTATAACATAAGCACACCTACGGTTTGGGCGATTCCGGCGCAGATCCAAGATGCCGAAGGAACGGCACGGAAGCTGGCAGAAGTGCTCGGCATGACCGAGGAGCAGGTGTATCAGATCATCACGAAGCGCTCTTCGATCGAACGTTTGCAGCCGGGCGGCCGCAAGATCACCCTGGACAAAGCGAGGGAAGTTCAGCAGCTGGGTCTTGCGGGGATCATCGTCGGCGAGGATAACGATCGGTACTATCCCTTTGACAATCTGGCTTCCCATGTGCTCGGTTTTACAGGTATTGATAATCAAGGGTTGGCCGGCATCGAGTTAAAATATGACGAATACCTCTCCGGCATCCAAGGCAGCATTGCTTATCTGGCTGATGCGGCGGGCAGGCAGCTGCCGAACAGCTCGGAACAGTACATCCCGCCTAAAGACGGTCTGACCTTGCAGCTGACCTTGGATAAGCATATCCAGTCGTTCATGGAGCGGGAATTCGATCAGGCGATGCTGCAGCTTCAGCCGAAGAGCATCATCGGCATCGCTATGGACCCGAATACCGGGGAGATCCTGGCGATGGCTTCGCGGCCGGATTATGAACCGGCCAACTACCAGCAGTATCCTTCCGAAGTATATAATCGCAACTTGCCGATCTGGATGACCTATGAACCGGGTTCGACCTTCAAGATCATCACTTTGGCAGCAGCCCTGGAAGAGGGGAAAATTGACCTGCACCATGACACGTTCTTCGATCCGGGCTGGATTGAGGTTTCAGGTGCGCATCTGCGCTGTTGGAAGCGCGGCGGTCATGGCAGCCAGACCTTCTTGGAAGTTGTGCAGAACTCCTGCAACCCCGGTTTTGTCTTGCTGGGCCAGATGCTGGGCAAGGAGGTGCTGTTCGATTATATCAAGAAATTCGGTTTTGGTGCGAAGACGGGCATCGATATGCTCGGCGAAGAGAACGGGATCCTCTTCAATCTGGAGCGGGTGGGACCTGTGGAACTCGCCACAACTTCCTTCGGCCAGGGGGTATCGGTGACGCCGATTCAGCAGGTGGCTGCTGTGGCGGCAGCCGTGAACGGGGGCAAGCTTTACAAACCCTATGTAGCCAAAGCTTGGATCGATCCCAAGAGCGGCGAGGTCATCGAGGAGCGAAAGCCGGAACTCGCGCGGCAAGTGATCTCGGAGGAAACCTCGAAGCTGGTGCGGGAAGCGTTGGAGAGCGTTGTCGCCCGGGGTACCGGACGCAATGCATTCATCGACGGCTACCGCGTCGGCGGGAAGACCGGGACAGCTCAGAAGGTGATCGGCGGCGTCTATTCCAAGGATGAGCACATCGTCTCCTTCATCGCTGCAGCGCCGGCGGATGATCCGCAGGTGGTCATCTATGTCGCTGTGGACGATCCGCAGGGCATCCAGTTCGGGGGGCTGGTGGCGGCACCGATAGTTCGTAATATTATGGAGGATACTCTTGTATATTTAGGTATAGAGCCGCGTCAAGAACAGATCGACAAAGCATATCAATACCCGGACACGCCAATCGTCGAGGTGCCCAATCTCGTCGGACTAACCACGACCGAGATCTATGAGATGCTGCGCTCTGACTTACAGATCGTCACTTCCGGAAAGGGCCGTGTGATCGTTCATCAAGCACCGAAAGCAGGCACTCGAGTCGAACAGGGTTCCGTGATCCGCATCTATCTGTCGGATTCACCGCGGGATGAGGATCACAATCATCACGACCACCATCATGATCATCATTAG
- a CDS encoding UDP-N-acetylmuramoyl-tripeptide--D-alanyl-D-alanine ligase codes for MIKRTIHQLMKMIRCEAAPADADLQFHGVSTDTRTLSPGNLFIPLAGERFDGHEFAAQAAARGAAAVLWQQDRPGAPEGVPVIRVPDTLAALQELAAAYRRELPVRIIGITGSNGKTTTKDMVAACLMTTYKVHKTQGNLNNHIGLPLTILQMDEDTQMAVLEMGMSGSGEIALLSKIALPETAIITNIGEAHLQQLGSREAIARAKLEIIEGLREDGLLIYNGDEPLLAEMVAGLEGRQAMLRFRFGAQDMNDYYPLALIHHQDYISFKLNVPFSPTFTIPLPGRHNVMNALAAIAAAKFMGVAEADIVRGLSELRVSGMRSEVLRSRHGATLINDAYNANPTAMRAAIQMLEDYHTKGRKIAVLGDMLELGEREAEYHRAIGAELDPDKIDYVWTYGPLAAELAEEAMDRFPAGRVKAFLDKETLSGELDALLSEQDICLFKASRGMRLEEVIRRLCDGGDAE; via the coding sequence ATGATCAAACGAACGATTCACCAGTTAATGAAGATGATACGCTGTGAAGCTGCACCAGCAGATGCGGATCTCCAGTTCCACGGTGTATCGACTGATACGCGCACCCTGAGCCCCGGCAATCTATTCATTCCCTTGGCGGGCGAACGTTTCGATGGGCATGAATTCGCAGCGCAAGCGGCCGCACGCGGCGCTGCTGCCGTGCTGTGGCAGCAGGACCGTCCGGGTGCGCCGGAGGGGGTGCCCGTGATCCGGGTTCCTGACACGCTGGCAGCGCTGCAAGAGCTGGCCGCTGCCTACCGCAGGGAACTGCCGGTTCGCATCATCGGCATCACCGGGTCGAACGGCAAGACGACGACCAAGGATATGGTAGCCGCTTGTCTGATGACCACTTATAAGGTGCATAAGACGCAAGGCAACCTCAACAACCATATCGGGCTGCCGCTGACGATCCTGCAGATGGATGAAGATACGCAGATGGCCGTGCTGGAGATGGGGATGAGCGGCAGCGGAGAGATCGCGTTGCTGTCGAAGATCGCGCTTCCGGAGACGGCGATCATCACGAATATCGGGGAAGCGCATCTGCAGCAGCTCGGATCGCGCGAAGCGATCGCCCGCGCGAAGCTGGAGATCATCGAGGGGCTCAGGGAAGACGGTTTGCTCATCTACAACGGCGACGAACCGCTGCTCGCGGAAATGGTAGCGGGGCTGGAAGGGCGGCAAGCGATGCTGAGATTCCGCTTCGGTGCTCAGGATATGAATGATTACTATCCGCTGGCGCTCATCCACCATCAGGATTACATATCGTTCAAGTTGAACGTTCCGTTCTCGCCGACGTTCACCATCCCCCTGCCGGGGCGGCACAATGTGATGAATGCTCTGGCGGCGATCGCTGCGGCGAAGTTTATGGGTGTAGCGGAGGCGGATATCGTCCGCGGCTTGAGTGAACTTCGCGTAAGCGGCATGCGCAGCGAGGTGCTGCGATCGAGACACGGCGCCACGCTGATCAATGATGCGTACAATGCGAATCCGACGGCCATGCGGGCAGCGATTCAGATGCTTGAGGATTATCATACGAAAGGCAGGAAAATCGCCGTGCTCGGCGATATGCTGGAACTGGGTGAACGCGAAGCCGAGTATCATCGGGCGATCGGCGCTGAACTCGATCCGGACAAGATCGATTATGTATGGACATACGGTCCCCTCGCAGCAGAGTTAGCTGAAGAGGCGATGGATCGCTTTCCTGCGGGACGGGTTAAGGCATTCTTGGACAAGGAGACGCTGTCCGGCGAGCTGGATGCCCTCTTATCGGAGCAGGATATCTGTCTGTTCAAGGCCTCCCGCGGCATGCGTCTGGAAGAGGTCATCCGCCGCTTATGCGATGGCGGTGACGCGGAGTGA
- a CDS encoding UDP-N-acetylmuramoyl-L-alanyl-D-glutamate--2,6-diaminopimelate ligase, which yields MLLKDLMKLLLISSLQGDGNTPISGVAIDSRKVQEGDLFICLRGHQYDGHDYAEEAAMRGAKALVVERDVEIPLPKLRVNDTRYAMAVIANAWYRYPSHQMKVIGVTGTNGKTTITYLIDQILRDQGLKTGLMGTIRVKIGDRTFEASNTTLESLELQANLRKMCDAGAEYCVMEVSSHALEQGRVRGTRFRTAIFTNLTQDHLDYHRTMEQYRQAKGLLFARLGNTFSDQADQMQYAVLNADDEAAAEYARLTNAQVITYGIHQPADVRAGNIRLTRQGTELVLHSFAGSVPLKLQMFGMFSVYNALAAAAAALAEDIPLPQIKQSLEKIPGVEGRFEAVDAGQDYLVLVDYAHTPDSLENVLKTIRNFAEGRIITVFGCGGDRDRSKRPLMGEIAAKYSDLVYVTSDNPRTEDPERIAGDIERGIRRLTGSAAGYEIILDRREAIMRAVAQAAPKDVVLIAGKGHETYQEIQGVKHPFDDREAAKEAIRSRSL from the coding sequence ATGCTGCTCAAGGACTTGATGAAGCTGCTGCTGATCTCATCGCTGCAAGGGGATGGGAACACGCCGATCAGCGGCGTGGCGATTGATTCGCGCAAGGTGCAGGAGGGAGATCTGTTCATCTGTCTGCGCGGCCATCAATACGATGGCCATGACTATGCAGAAGAAGCTGCGATGCGGGGCGCCAAGGCCCTGGTCGTCGAGCGGGATGTTGAGATACCGCTGCCGAAACTGCGGGTGAATGACACCCGGTATGCGATGGCTGTGATCGCCAATGCTTGGTATCGATACCCAAGCCATCAGATGAAGGTGATTGGTGTCACCGGCACCAACGGCAAGACGACAATTACTTATCTCATCGATCAGATCCTGCGAGATCAAGGGCTGAAGACCGGGCTGATGGGGACGATCCGCGTGAAGATCGGCGACCGCACCTTCGAGGCGAGCAATACCACGCTGGAGTCCTTGGAACTGCAGGCGAATCTGCGCAAGATGTGCGATGCCGGCGCCGAATACTGTGTCATGGAAGTCTCCAGCCATGCGCTCGAACAGGGCAGAGTCCGCGGCACGCGGTTTCGCACAGCGATCTTCACGAATCTGACCCAGGATCATCTCGACTATCACCGGACGATGGAGCAATATCGCCAAGCGAAGGGGCTTCTCTTCGCCCGCCTCGGCAACACCTTCAGCGACCAGGCAGATCAGATGCAGTATGCTGTGCTGAATGCCGACGATGAAGCGGCAGCGGAGTATGCCCGTCTCACCAACGCCCAGGTGATCACCTATGGGATCCATCAGCCGGCCGATGTCAGGGCCGGGAACATCCGCCTCACCCGTCAAGGGACGGAGCTTGTGCTGCACAGCTTCGCAGGAAGCGTGCCGCTCAAGCTGCAGATGTTCGGCATGTTCAGCGTGTACAACGCGCTGGCAGCAGCGGCGGCAGCCTTGGCGGAGGACATCCCGCTGCCTCAGATCAAGCAGAGTCTGGAGAAGATTCCCGGCGTCGAGGGACGATTCGAGGCGGTGGATGCGGGCCAGGATTACCTCGTCCTCGTCGATTATGCACATACGCCGGACAGTTTGGAGAACGTGCTGAAGACGATACGGAACTTCGCGGAGGGAAGGATCATCACCGTGTTCGGCTGCGGCGGCGACCGCGACCGCAGTAAACGGCCGCTGATGGGTGAGATCGCCGCCAAGTACAGCGACCTGGTCTATGTGACATCGGATAATCCGCGTACGGAAGATCCGGAGCGCATCGCTGGCGATATCGAACGGGGGATTCGCAGGCTGACAGGCAGCGCCGCCGGCTATGAGATCATCCTGGACCGCAGAGAAGCGATTATGCGAGCTGTTGCGCAAGCAGCCCCAAAAGATGTAGTATTGATTGCGGGCAAAGGTCACGAAACCTATCAGGAAATCCAAGGTGTGAAGCATCCCTTCGATGACCGTGAAGCCGCAAAGGAAGCGATAAGGAGCCGATCTTTATGA